One uncultured Tolumonas sp. genomic window carries:
- a CDS encoding helix-turn-helix transcriptional regulator, whose product MNDFDWMAELNHQIKLKTQRKVAAELGVSATMVNQVVNGTYPGSLDTIRIKVEGRYLNSCVNCPVLGDIPVNECLENQQRPFSASNPQRVKVFRACRAGCPNSKLDNTARTQRISVAGDAEERYSLDDQLEYCRRMAGGDPLKEVELLRRELSKLANRFNAHQWELRHKKR is encoded by the coding sequence ATGAACGATTTCGATTGGATGGCAGAGCTGAATCACCAGATAAAACTGAAAACTCAACGGAAGGTTGCAGCAGAGCTTGGTGTTAGCGCAACGATGGTAAACCAAGTGGTTAATGGAACCTATCCTGGTTCGTTAGACACTATCCGTATCAAGGTTGAAGGTCGGTATCTGAACAGCTGTGTTAACTGCCCGGTGCTTGGCGATATTCCGGTAAATGAATGTTTAGAGAACCAACAACGACCATTTAGCGCGAGTAATCCGCAGCGAGTGAAAGTATTCCGCGCCTGCCGTGCCGGTTGCCCTAACTCAAAGCTGGATAACACGGCCAGAACACAGCGAATCAGTGTTGCTGGTGATGCTGAAGAACGGTATTCGCTAGATGATCAATTGGAATATTGCCGACGCATGGCGGGTGGTGACCCATTAAAAGAAGTCGAGTTGTTACGTCGTGAATTGAGCAAGTTAGCGAACAGGTTTAACGCCCATCAATGGGAACTCAGACATAAAAAACGATAG
- the phrB gene encoding deoxyribodipyrimidine photo-lyase, translated as MSSLVWFRDDLRLHDHPALYAASLRNEPLQAIYFVTPRQWEKHDLAPIKADLMERQLNQLGAELAALGIPLTVFTVDDYQLLPKVLLNFCQQQSITQLFVNRDIGEYELQRDLAVQQQCDVAKIQVQWFDARCVFAPGTVLTGSKEMFKVFTPFSNAWLKRLMAEGYQVWPKPMSRGEALNWLPVQFAYPKVDSSAWPIGEDHVLARLRDFCAEKVDAYGEQRDFPATAGTSQLSPYLALGIITVRQCLAAMQDALGQLPFERGAAGFVWLNELIWREFYQHLLVAFPHLSKHKAFKPDTEHVRWLWDETRFNAWCEGKTGYPIVDAAMRCLKQTGWMHNRLRMIVASFLTKDLHIDWRHGERYFMQQLIDGELAANNGGWQWAASTGADAAPYFRIFNPTTQGQRFDEKGIFIKQWLPELAAVPEKHIHTPRNWLTVFQPQNGYPAPIVDHSESRAIALALFQR; from the coding sequence ATGTCATCATTAGTCTGGTTTCGGGACGATTTGCGTCTGCACGATCATCCGGCGTTGTATGCCGCCAGTTTGCGTAATGAGCCATTACAGGCTATCTATTTTGTGACGCCGCGACAGTGGGAAAAACACGATCTGGCGCCGATTAAAGCAGATCTAATGGAGCGGCAACTCAATCAATTGGGGGCAGAGTTGGCTGCGCTCGGTATTCCATTAACCGTATTTACAGTCGATGATTATCAGCTGTTACCTAAGGTATTACTTAATTTTTGCCAACAGCAGAGCATTACACAGCTATTTGTAAATCGAGACATTGGTGAGTATGAACTACAACGTGATCTCGCGGTGCAACAGCAGTGCGATGTCGCCAAGATTCAGGTGCAGTGGTTTGATGCGCGTTGCGTGTTTGCGCCCGGAACCGTGTTAACTGGTAGCAAAGAGATGTTTAAAGTATTCACGCCATTTAGTAATGCCTGGTTAAAACGATTAATGGCGGAAGGTTATCAGGTCTGGCCAAAACCAATGAGTCGGGGTGAGGCACTTAACTGGTTACCCGTGCAATTTGCTTATCCAAAAGTGGATAGCAGTGCTTGGCCTATCGGTGAAGATCATGTGCTTGCCCGGTTGCGCGATTTTTGTGCTGAAAAAGTGGATGCCTATGGCGAACAACGTGATTTCCCCGCTACTGCTGGCACCAGCCAGTTATCTCCTTATTTAGCGCTTGGAATTATTACGGTTCGCCAGTGTTTAGCGGCGATGCAAGATGCTCTGGGTCAATTGCCTTTTGAGCGTGGTGCTGCCGGGTTTGTGTGGTTGAACGAATTGATCTGGCGGGAGTTTTATCAGCATCTGCTGGTGGCATTTCCTCATCTGTCAAAACATAAGGCATTTAAACCAGATACAGAACATGTGCGCTGGCTTTGGGATGAAACGCGGTTTAATGCGTGGTGTGAAGGTAAAACGGGTTATCCAATCGTCGATGCTGCCATGCGTTGTCTGAAGCAAACCGGCTGGATGCACAACCGCTTACGCATGATAGTGGCGTCTTTCCTGACCAAAGATCTGCACATCGATTGGCGTCATGGTGAGCGTTATTTTATGCAACAGCTAATCGATGGTGAATTAGCGGCCAATAACGGGGGGTGGCAGTGGGCGGCGAGCACCGGTGCCGATGCAGCACCTTATTTCCGTATCTTTAACCCGACCACACAAGGGCAACGATTTGATGAGAAAGGTATTTTTATCAAACAATGGTTACCAGAGTTGGCTGCGGTGCCAGAAAAACACATTCATACACCGCGAAATTGGTTAACCGTGTTCCAGCCACAAAATGGATATCCTGCACCGATAGTCGATCACAGCGAATCACGGGCTATTGCTCTGGCATTGTTTCAGCGATAG
- a CDS encoding AAA family ATPase — MAKIVAPVKNVIALQDVIDSLSNRDYGVPGIGLVYGPSGLGKTTGVTHVFNQVNGIYVSMRKTDTATSLLSRVMDELGATPLPRVSRMVDYIVEQMSMHERMLFIDEADYLMDDLRMLETVRDIYDATEVPVVLIGMEQIARKISRHKQFFNRISEWAEFKPADIDDVCIMSEALLPHYIKVDVDLLEDLRQKTAGELRRITIGLKRIEKLALANEIDLVTCEHWGDQAFFGRAHA; from the coding sequence ATGGCAAAAATAGTTGCACCTGTAAAAAACGTGATCGCGCTACAGGACGTGATCGACAGCTTGAGTAACCGCGATTATGGCGTGCCAGGTATTGGCTTGGTTTATGGACCATCTGGCCTTGGAAAAACTACTGGGGTAACGCATGTCTTTAACCAGGTAAATGGCATCTACGTCAGCATGCGAAAGACTGATACCGCTACCAGTTTACTCAGTCGAGTGATGGATGAACTGGGTGCTACACCACTGCCGCGTGTATCCAGAATGGTTGATTACATTGTCGAGCAGATGAGTATGCATGAACGGATGCTGTTCATTGATGAAGCTGATTACCTGATGGATGACCTGCGCATGCTGGAAACTGTTCGTGACATTTATGACGCGACAGAAGTGCCGGTTGTATTAATTGGGATGGAGCAAATAGCTCGAAAAATTAGCCGACATAAACAGTTTTTTAATCGCATTAGCGAATGGGCCGAGTTTAAACCAGCAGATATTGATGATGTTTGCATCATGTCTGAAGCGCTATTGCCTCATTACATCAAAGTTGATGTCGATTTACTGGAGGACTTACGCCAGAAAACGGCGGGTGAATTACGCCGTATTACCATCGGATTAAAACGCATCGAAAAACTTGCGCTGGCCAATGAAATTGATCTCGTGACTTGTGAGCATTGGGGAGATCAAGCATTTTTTGGACGGGCGCATGCATGA
- a CDS encoding DNA-binding protein — MMNEWFTAIQLAELPGLPKTDRAIRIKAEKEGWQSRKRETGKGLEYHISSLPMETQKDLAKQHAKTTAASESPAAAAGRMLAGTTSKKVNKTAQVSGLQQLIVLPETARKRADAKLLIIDAAATFNAPYLAIRQGVKGEQDFCKAYNEHAIFIADWVYQTIPNISTSSVRRWKDTLDKCGPAALAGRYNPVAVSKIDETPQLSDFLLAVLHEKPHLANKWNQLHKLLTVYITKHDLLVDVPSMSSIRRWVTGWMEKNVVAFTYVTDPKGYNNKYRTAIETMYPWMKSPNDVWEFDSTPVDAMLKEGRHSIIAVIDVYTRRVKLLVSPSSSSQGICLLLRKTILDWGTVNEGGIARTDNGSDYVSSRVTAIADLLGMDISRAKPYSGWEKPHIERFFRTLSHDMIELLPGYIGHSVADREVIEGAKEFAKRLSEARKPDEEKEGYDLRLTQHELQQFLDDWVDGFYSNNSHEGIDGKSPNEMYWEANYQPKRITDEGALDLLLNHVGTAQVLKGFIKKNSLEYTAEELLNHDWKAQTVDVFLDPTDVGRAWLYRKGEMSVRVEAHDRHWLGRSVSPDSYREKKREDKKALSKYRSGVKGLAKVMGIDELPQDVISHFMDKAKQITALHKPTIEHSNEAIKALADAVESVANPLSVRYSDSQIKHLEQKRALLEQREQEISQQRGLVIRDEHDKARMLAEASLARELTEKESDWLKNYMKTNKLGARTIGKIMAGRKQVGTE; from the coding sequence ATGATGAATGAGTGGTTTACCGCTATTCAATTAGCTGAATTACCGGGTCTTCCAAAAACAGATCGTGCTATTCGAATCAAAGCCGAGAAGGAGGGATGGCAGTCAAGAAAACGTGAAACAGGTAAAGGTCTTGAATATCACATTTCAAGCTTGCCTATGGAAACGCAAAAAGACTTAGCAAAACAACATGCAAAAACAACCGCAGCCAGTGAGTCACCAGCTGCTGCAGCTGGTCGTATGTTGGCTGGGACTACATCTAAAAAGGTGAATAAAACTGCTCAAGTTTCAGGTTTACAGCAGCTGATTGTATTGCCTGAAACGGCTCGTAAACGTGCTGATGCCAAGCTGTTAATCATTGATGCTGCAGCAACGTTCAATGCGCCTTATCTGGCAATTCGCCAGGGCGTTAAAGGTGAGCAGGATTTCTGCAAAGCTTACAACGAGCATGCGATTTTTATCGCAGATTGGGTTTATCAGACGATACCAAATATTTCGACCAGCTCAGTTCGGCGTTGGAAAGATACGTTGGATAAATGCGGACCTGCTGCTTTGGCTGGGCGTTATAACCCTGTTGCTGTCAGCAAAATAGATGAAACACCGCAACTGTCAGACTTTTTACTAGCAGTGCTGCATGAAAAACCACATCTGGCTAATAAATGGAATCAGCTGCATAAGCTGCTGACGGTTTATATCACTAAACACGATCTGCTAGTCGATGTTCCCAGTATGTCATCTATTCGTCGCTGGGTTACTGGGTGGATGGAAAAAAACGTTGTGGCATTCACTTATGTCACTGATCCAAAGGGCTATAACAACAAATATCGCACCGCGATTGAAACCATGTATCCATGGATGAAATCACCTAACGATGTTTGGGAGTTCGATAGCACGCCAGTAGACGCGATGTTGAAAGAAGGTCGCCACAGCATCATTGCGGTGATCGATGTTTATACCCGCCGCGTGAAGTTGTTGGTGTCACCATCATCCAGTTCGCAAGGTATTTGCCTGTTATTGCGTAAGACAATTCTGGATTGGGGAACAGTCAATGAGGGTGGTATTGCCCGTACAGATAACGGCTCTGATTACGTTTCATCACGAGTAACTGCAATTGCAGATCTGTTGGGTATGGATATCAGTAGGGCTAAACCTTACAGCGGTTGGGAAAAACCACATATCGAGCGTTTTTTCAGAACTCTCAGCCACGACATGATCGAGTTATTGCCAGGCTATATCGGCCACAGCGTTGCTGATCGTGAAGTCATCGAAGGCGCCAAGGAATTTGCTAAACGCTTATCTGAAGCTCGGAAGCCCGATGAGGAAAAAGAGGGTTATGACCTTCGACTTACTCAACATGAGCTGCAGCAGTTTCTTGATGACTGGGTTGATGGCTTTTATAGCAACAATTCACATGAGGGAATCGACGGTAAATCCCCAAATGAAATGTATTGGGAAGCCAATTATCAGCCAAAACGCATTACTGATGAAGGGGCTTTAGACCTGCTGTTAAACCATGTCGGAACCGCGCAGGTTCTGAAGGGTTTCATTAAAAAGAACAGTTTGGAATATACCGCCGAAGAGTTGCTTAACCACGACTGGAAAGCTCAAACCGTGGATGTATTCCTTGATCCGACTGATGTTGGCCGGGCTTGGTTGTATCGGAAAGGTGAGATGTCGGTACGCGTTGAAGCTCATGACCGTCACTGGCTTGGCCGTTCTGTCAGCCCTGACTCATACAGAGAGAAAAAACGCGAAGATAAAAAAGCACTTAGCAAATACCGCAGTGGTGTTAAAGGTCTGGCAAAAGTCATGGGTATTGATGAGCTGCCACAGGATGTTATCAGCCACTTTATGGACAAGGCCAAGCAGATTACAGCCCTGCATAAGCCAACTATTGAGCACTCAAATGAAGCGATTAAGGCGTTAGCTGATGCGGTTGAAAGCGTCGCCAACCCGTTAAGTGTTCGTTACTCAGATTCGCAGATTAAACACCTTGAGCAGAAGCGTGCATTGCTGGAACAGCGTGAACAAGAGATTAGTCAACAGCGTGGTCTTGTTATCAGGGATGAGCATGACAAAGCCCGCATGCTGGCTGAGGCGTCACTAGCGAGAGAGTTAACCGAGAAAGAATCTGACTGGCTGAAGAACTACATGAAAACCAACAAACTTGGTGCCAGAACGATAGGAAAAATAATGGCTGGTCGTAAACAGGTTGGAACCGAATAG
- a CDS encoding DUF523 and DUF1722 domain-containing protein, with protein MTQFDTQQIQVGISSCLLGQQVRFDGGHKRSEFVEKELTRYFSFTPVCPEMAIGLGSPRKAIRLVKRDDIIHVEASDGSFDVTEQLTAFSHQKTAEFDYLAGYILCAKSPSCGMERVRIYSSQGSAKEGTGVYARILMEQNPLLPVEEDGRLCDPVLRENFVTRVFAYHDWLTLQHSGITRGKLIAFHSRYKYLLFAHQPAAYKSLGKLLGDAIDLPLETLAARYISGLMQGLQQRVSRKNHSNVLQHLQGYFKKHLSPAQKAELQTTIDKYRRGLLPLMSPMTLLQHYLREYPNPYLASQVYFNPHPEDLALRYSL; from the coding sequence ATGACCCAGTTTGATACTCAACAGATCCAGGTTGGCATCAGTTCTTGCTTGTTAGGCCAGCAAGTACGCTTCGATGGCGGGCACAAACGCTCTGAATTTGTAGAGAAAGAATTAACCCGCTATTTTTCTTTTACACCTGTCTGCCCTGAAATGGCGATTGGTCTTGGCTCACCGCGTAAAGCGATCCGGCTGGTGAAACGAGATGATATTATTCACGTCGAAGCGTCGGATGGCAGTTTTGATGTCACCGAACAACTCACTGCGTTTTCTCATCAAAAAACGGCAGAGTTTGATTATCTGGCGGGTTATATCCTGTGTGCGAAATCCCCTAGCTGTGGCATGGAGCGAGTCAGGATCTATTCATCACAAGGATCAGCGAAAGAAGGTACCGGCGTTTATGCTCGTATACTGATGGAGCAAAACCCACTGTTGCCGGTGGAAGAAGATGGCCGTTTGTGTGATCCGGTGCTGCGTGAGAATTTTGTCACGCGTGTATTTGCATATCATGACTGGTTAACGCTGCAACACAGCGGCATTACGCGTGGCAAGTTGATCGCTTTTCATTCCCGCTATAAATACCTGTTGTTTGCTCACCAACCTGCGGCTTATAAGTCACTAGGCAAACTATTGGGTGATGCCATCGATCTACCATTAGAGACGCTGGCTGCGCGCTATATTTCAGGCTTGATGCAAGGCTTACAACAACGCGTGAGCCGGAAAAACCACTCCAATGTATTACAGCATTTACAGGGTTATTTCAAAAAGCATCTCAGCCCAGCACAAAAAGCAGAATTACAAACCACCATCGATAAATACCGCCGTGGCTTGTTACCACTGATGTCGCCGATGACATTGCTACAGCATTATCTGCGGGAATACCCGAATCCTTATTTAGCGTCGCAGGTTTACTTTAATCCTCATCCTGAGGATCTGGCTCTGCGCTACAGCTTATAA
- a CDS encoding ABC transporter substrate-binding protein, translating into MNATRTLLAVLAASACVAAQADELSVISFGGANKEAQIKAYYEPFTKATGTKVVAGEYNGEMAKLKAMVETKSVSWDVVEVESSEVARGCDEGFFEKLDYKVIGAKGDFIPGAASKCGVGMFVYSTVIAYDANKLKAAPTSWADFWDVKKFPGKRGLRKTAKYALEAALLADGVAQKDVYAVLATPAGVDRAFKKLDELKPNIQWWEAGAQAPQYLISGDVVMTSAFNGRIANAQKEGNKNLNITWNGGLYEVEYWVVPKGTPNKDLAMKFIASTVKPESQIEYAKQIPYGPTNKGAASKIDPALAEILPSSPANLGVAVAVDPTFWLDHGEELERRFNAWAAK; encoded by the coding sequence ATGAATGCAACTCGTACTCTGTTAGCGGTGTTGGCAGCGAGCGCTTGTGTAGCAGCACAAGCTGACGAACTGTCTGTTATTTCTTTTGGTGGTGCCAACAAGGAAGCTCAGATCAAAGCCTATTATGAGCCGTTTACTAAAGCGACTGGCACGAAAGTCGTGGCTGGTGAATACAACGGTGAAATGGCCAAACTGAAAGCGATGGTAGAGACCAAAAGTGTGTCATGGGACGTAGTCGAAGTTGAATCTTCGGAAGTCGCTCGCGGCTGTGACGAAGGCTTCTTTGAAAAGCTGGATTACAAAGTGATCGGCGCGAAAGGTGACTTCATTCCAGGTGCCGCCAGCAAATGTGGTGTCGGCATGTTTGTTTACTCTACCGTTATCGCGTATGACGCAAATAAACTGAAAGCAGCACCAACCTCTTGGGCAGATTTCTGGGACGTTAAAAAATTCCCAGGCAAACGTGGTCTGCGTAAAACCGCTAAATATGCGCTGGAAGCAGCCCTTCTGGCTGATGGCGTAGCACAGAAAGATGTGTATGCCGTATTGGCAACCCCGGCTGGTGTTGACCGCGCATTCAAAAAACTGGATGAGCTGAAACCGAATATTCAGTGGTGGGAAGCGGGAGCTCAAGCACCACAGTATCTGATCTCTGGTGATGTGGTAATGACGTCTGCATTCAATGGCCGTATTGCCAATGCACAGAAAGAAGGCAACAAAAACCTGAACATCACTTGGAACGGTGGCCTGTACGAAGTGGAATATTGGGTTGTTCCGAAAGGCACACCAAATAAAGATCTGGCGATGAAGTTTATTGCTTCTACTGTGAAACCGGAAAGCCAGATCGAGTATGCCAAGCAGATCCCTTACGGCCCAACTAATAAAGGTGCAGCAAGCAAGATCGACCCGGCTTTAGCTGAAATTCTGCCATCTTCTCCAGCTAACTTGGGTGTTGCGGTCGCTGTTGACCCAACTTTCTGGTTGGATCACGGTGAAGAGCTGGAACGTCGCTTCAACGCTTGGGCGGCTAAGTAA
- a CDS encoding helix-turn-helix transcriptional regulator: protein MDEQNGNADPILREGIGSLHIRLSEIISDKSIREFAKVVGISEGNLRMFMKGRIPKSDDLLAIARAEKLNLEWLIAGEGPKYRDEQPLSTSNRCNEDRPLYTHTTDFDEEYVLIPGYHVQVSTGNGSAWNGESVKRHLAFRRKWLKYRGLDASRLAVVFAKGDSMEPTIHNGDSILVDTSKTALVDGSIFVLRLGDDLYAKRLQKRFDGGVEIISDNKEYSTQVVPREMLESLAIIGKVIWVGKDIH, encoded by the coding sequence ATGGACGAACAAAACGGAAATGCTGATCCGATTCTCCGAGAAGGAATCGGATCACTACATATCCGATTGTCGGAGATTATTTCTGATAAAAGCATTCGTGAATTTGCCAAGGTGGTCGGTATATCCGAAGGCAACCTGCGCATGTTTATGAAGGGAAGAATTCCCAAAAGTGATGATCTGCTTGCTATAGCAAGAGCAGAGAAGCTGAATTTAGAGTGGTTAATTGCTGGTGAAGGCCCGAAATACCGTGACGAACAGCCTTTAAGTACAAGTAATCGCTGTAATGAAGACAGGCCTCTCTATACACACACAACTGATTTTGATGAAGAGTATGTTTTGATACCCGGTTATCACGTTCAGGTAAGCACAGGTAATGGTTCAGCCTGGAACGGTGAATCGGTAAAGCGTCATCTGGCATTTCGTCGCAAATGGCTTAAATATAGAGGGCTAGACGCATCAAGGCTTGCCGTAGTGTTCGCAAAAGGCGATAGCATGGAGCCAACAATACATAATGGCGATAGCATCCTGGTAGACACCAGCAAAACAGCTCTGGTTGATGGGAGCATCTTTGTACTTCGGCTTGGTGATGATCTTTATGCTAAGCGCTTGCAGAAGCGATTCGATGGTGGCGTGGAGATAATTAGCGATAACAAAGAGTACAGCACTCAGGTTGTTCCTCGTGAAATGCTTGAATCGCTGGCTATCATTGGGAAAGTGATATGGGTTGGTAAAGACATACACTAG
- a CDS encoding ABC transporter ATP-binding protein encodes MKQQTPFVQFRNVQKSYDGETLIVKDLNLNIRRGEFLTLLGPSGSGKTTSLMMLAGFETATSGEITLGGKLLNNQPPHKRDIGMVFQNYALFPHMTVAENVAFPLFVRRMAKADIQEKVQEALAMIKMDSFGHRYPAQLSGGQQQRVALARALVFEPKLVLMDEPLGALDKQLREHMQMEIKHLHEKFGLTIVYVTHDQSEALTMSDRVAVFHKGEIQQIDSPKVLYEEPKNAFVAQFIGENNRLQGVVESIDNNYCLVRMQDGSLIKSLAVNVSNNGEQTSLSIRPERILLGAASQNCDNVVHGQVKEFIYLGDHIRLCIDTCGSSNFIVKMPVSQFDPNIKLGDKLAIGWQKDHVRALDMLD; translated from the coding sequence ATGAAACAACAAACGCCATTTGTTCAGTTTCGCAACGTACAAAAAAGCTATGACGGCGAAACACTCATAGTAAAAGACCTCAATTTAAATATTCGTCGGGGCGAATTTCTGACTCTATTAGGCCCAAGTGGTTCAGGGAAAACCACGAGCCTGATGATGCTGGCTGGCTTTGAAACCGCCACCAGCGGTGAAATTACACTGGGCGGTAAATTGCTGAATAATCAGCCACCGCACAAACGTGATATTGGTATGGTGTTCCAAAACTATGCCCTGTTTCCACACATGACTGTGGCTGAGAACGTAGCGTTCCCGCTGTTTGTTCGTCGTATGGCGAAAGCCGATATTCAGGAAAAAGTGCAGGAAGCACTGGCCATGATCAAAATGGACAGCTTCGGCCATCGTTACCCAGCACAGCTATCAGGTGGTCAACAACAACGTGTTGCCTTGGCACGTGCTTTGGTGTTTGAACCGAAACTGGTATTGATGGACGAACCACTGGGCGCACTGGATAAACAGCTACGTGAACATATGCAGATGGAAATTAAACATTTGCATGAGAAATTTGGCCTGACCATTGTTTATGTAACGCATGATCAATCGGAAGCACTGACCATGTCAGATCGCGTTGCGGTGTTTCATAAAGGCGAAATCCAGCAAATCGATAGCCCGAAAGTCTTGTATGAAGAACCTAAAAATGCGTTTGTGGCGCAATTTATTGGTGAAAACAACCGATTACAGGGCGTCGTGGAAAGCATCGACAACAATTATTGTCTGGTACGGATGCAAGATGGTTCATTAATCAAATCACTCGCAGTCAATGTATCAAATAATGGCGAACAGACTTCGCTGTCAATCCGACCAGAGCGGATCTTACTGGGCGCCGCCAGCCAGAATTGCGATAACGTGGTGCACGGACAAGTAAAAGAATTCATCTACTTAGGCGATCACATCCGTCTGTGTATTGATACCTGTGGCAGCTCTAACTTTATAGTGAAGATGCCAGTGAGCCAGTTCGATCCAAACATCAAACTGGGCGACAAACTGGCGATCGGGTGGCAAAAGGATCATGTCCGCGCCCTCGACATGCTGGATTAA